One stretch of Kogia breviceps isolate mKogBre1 chromosome 18, mKogBre1 haplotype 1, whole genome shotgun sequence DNA includes these proteins:
- the HNRNPUL1 gene encoding heterogeneous nuclear ribonucleoprotein U-like protein 1 isoform X1 codes for MDVRRLKVNELREELQRRGLDTRGLKAELAERLQAALEAEEPDDERELEADDEPGRPGHNNEEVETEGGSELEGTAQPPPPGLQPHPEPGGYSGPDGHYVMDNITMQNQFYETQVIKKENESGYERRTLEMDQQQQAYRPEVKTEMKQEAPTSFLPPEASQLKPDRQQFQSRKRPYEENRGRGYFEHREDRRGRSPQPPAEEDEDDFDDTLVAIDTYNCDLHFKVARDRSSGYPLTIEGFAYLWSGARASYGVRRGRVCFEMKINEEISVKHLPSTEPDPHVVRIGWSLDSCSTQLGEEPFSYGYGGTGKKSTNSRFENYGDKFAENDVIGCFADFECGNDVELSFTKNGKWMGIAFRIQKEALGGQALYPHVLVKNCAVEFNFGQRAEPYCSVLPGFTFIQHLPLSERIRGTVGPKSKAECEILMMVGLPAAGKTTWAIKHAASNPSKKYNILGTNAIMDKMRVMGLRRQRNYAGRWDVLIQQATQCLNRLIQIAARKKRNYILDQTNVYGSAQRRKMRPFEGFQRKAIVICPTDEDLKDRTIKRTDEEGKDVPDHAVLEMKANFTLPDVGDFLDEVLFIELQREEADKLVRQYNEEGRKAGPPPEKRFDTRGGGGFRGRGGGGGFQRYDNRGPPGGNRGGFQNRGGGSGGGSYRGGFNRSGGGSYNQNRWGNNSRDNNNSNTRGSYNRAPQQQPPPQQPPPPQPPPQQPPPPPSYSPARNPPGAGSYTKNSNIPGSSANTSTPTVSSYSPPQPSYSQPPPYNQGGYSQGYTAPPPPPPPPPAYNYGSYGGYNPAPYTPPPPPAAQTYPQPSYNQYQQYAQQWNQYYQNQGQWPPYYGNYDYGSYSGNTQGGTSTQ; via the exons ATGGATGTACGCCGTCTGAAGGTGAACGAACTTCGCGAGGAGCTGCAGCGCCGCGGCCTGGACACTCGCGGCCTCAAGGCCGAGCTTGCTGAGCGGCTGCAGGCGGCGCTGGAGGCCGAGGAGCCCGACGACGAGCGGGAGCTCGAGGCCGACGACGAACCGGGGCGACCTGGGCACAACAACGAGGAGGTCGAGACCGAGGGGGGCTCCGAGCTGGAGGGGACCGCGCAGCCACCGCCGCCCGGGCTGCAGCCGCACCCGGAGCCCGGCGGCTACTCGGGGCCGGACGGACATT atgtcATGGACAATATTACCATGCAGAACCAATTCTATGAGACGCAGGTCATCAAGAAGGAGAACGAGTCAGGCTACGAGAGGAGAACGCTGGAAatggaccagcagcagcaggccTATCGCCCAG AAGTGAAGACAGAGATGAAGCAAGAAGCACCCACCAGCTTCCTCCCACCCGAAGCATCTCAACTCAAACCAGACAGACAGCAGTTCCAGAGTCGCAAGAGGCCTTACGAAGAAAACCGGGGACGGGGCTATTTCGAGCACCGAGAGGATAGGAG GGGCCGCTCTCCTCAGCCTCCCGCTGAAGAGGATGAAGATGACTTTGATGACACCCTTGTTGCCATCGACACAT ATAACTGCGACCTCCACTTCAAGGTGGCCCGAGACCGGAGTAGTGGCTACCCACTCACAATTGAAGGTTTTGCATACCTGTGGTCAGGAGCCCGTGCCAGCTATGGAGTCAGAAGGGGCCGTGTGTGCTTTGAGATGAAG ATCAATGAGGAAATCTCTGTGAAGCACCTTCCATCTACAGAGCCCGACCCACACGTTGTCCGTATTGGTTGGTCCCTGGACTCCTGCAGCACTCAGCTAG GCGAAGAGCCTTTCTCCTATGGCTATGGAGGCACTGGGAAGAAGTCCACCAATAGCCGGTTTGAAAACTACGGAGACAAGTTTGCAGAGAATGATGTGATTGGCTGCTTTGCG GACTTTGAATGTGGAAATGACGTGGAACTTTCCTTCACCAAAAATGGGAAGTGGATGGGCATTGCCTTCCGAATCCAGAAGGAAGCCTTAGGGGGTCAGGCCCTCTACCCTCATGTCCTGGTGAAGAATTGTGCAGTGGAGTTCAACTTCGGGCAGAGGGCAGAGCCCTACTGTTCTGTCCTGCCAGGCTTCACCTTCATCCAGCACCTTCCCCTGAGTGAGCGAATCCGGGGCACTGTCGGACCAAAGAGCAAGGCAGAGTGCGAG ATTCTGATGATGGTGGGCCTGCCTGCCGCCGGTAAGACCACATGGGCCATCAAACATGCAGCCTCCAACCCCTCCAAGAAGTACAACATCCTGGGTACCAATGCCATCATGGATAAGATGCGG GTGATGGGCCTACGCCGTCAGAGGAACTACGCCGGCCGCTGGGACGTCCTGATCCAGCAGGCCACCCAGTGCCTCAACCGCCTCATCCAGATTGCTGCCCGAAAGAAACGCAACTATATCCTAGATCAG ACAAATGTTTATGGGTCAGCCCAGAGACGAAAAATGAGACCATTTGAAGGCTTCCAGCGCAAAGCTATTGTAATTTGCCCCACTGATGAGGACCTAAAAGACCGAACAATAAAGCGAACCGATGAAGAGGGGAAGGATGTCCCAGATCACGCGGTCTTAGAAATGAAAG CCAACTTCACTTTGCCAGATGTTGGGGACTTCCTGGACGAGGTGCTGTTCATTGAGCTGCAGCGAGAGGAAGCAGACAAGCTGGTGAGGCAATACAATGAGGAAGGCCGCAAGGCTGGACCGCCCCCCGAAAAGCGCTTTGACACCCGAGGCGGTGGCGGCTTCCGGGGCCGTGGGGGTGGCGGCGGTTTCCAGCGCTATGACAACCGAGGTCCCCCCGGGGGCAACCGAGGAGGCTTCCAGAATCGGGGAGGAGGCAGCGGAGGAGGCAGCTACCGAGGAG GTTTCAACCGCAGTGGAGGTGGTAGCTACAACCAGAACCGCTGGGGTAACAACAGCCGGGATAACAACAACTCCAACACCCGAGGCAGCTACAACCGGGCTCCCCAGCAACAGCCGCCACCACAGCAGCCACCGCCACCGCAGCCACCGCCGCAGCAGCCTCCACCGCCACCCAGCTACAGCCCTGCTCGGAACCCCCCAGGGGCCGGCAGCTACACTAAGAACAGCAACATCCCTGGCTCGAGCGCCAATACCAGCACCCCTACTGTCAGCAGCTACAGCCCTCCACAG CCGAGTTACAGCCAGCCACCTCCCTACAACCAGGGAGGTTACAGCCAGGGCTACACagctccaccacctccacctccgcCACCACCTGCCTACAACTATGGGAGCTACGGCGGGTACAACCCAGCCCCTTACACCCCTC